From Paenibacillus sp. FSL H8-0537:
ATTTTGCAAGGCAGGAAGGGCAATTGCCTATCAGGGTAGAGCAGGAAGAAGCTCAGGCGTTTAATGGGGCTCCAGCTTTCGATGAGTCTGATTCCGAGATTGAAGCTTACAATGCTTATAATGAGCGGGTGTATGAAGAGGCAGATGAACGCGAGGAAGCAGAAGGGCCGGAGGCTGGGGTTACGATTTCGCCTTCGCCGCGTGATGCAGGCTGGTCGGCAGCCGAGTGGTTTCAGGAGCAGGAGCATTCTGGGTCGCAGCCGAGCTTTAACGCAAATTTTAGTTCGCCGCCTGCTTATGCGCAGCAGCCAGCCGTAACTGGGCTGGGTCATGGCATCGCGCAGGAGAGGCAGCAGGGAACTTCTGCCTATCAGCAAGCGGAGGACTTTGGCTGGAGTCCGGGGGGACAACCGCAACAGTCAGAGGAGCCTTACATCCCGGCGGCGGCAGAGCAGAGCAGCTACGATGCATCTCCGTGGCAGGATAGCGAGCAGGAGCGTTTAAGCCAGTGGCAGGAGGCGGAGGAAGCAAGTGCGGAGCCGCAAGCAGAGCCAGAGAAGCAGGAGATGCGAATAGCATTTGGCAGCAAGGCGCCGGAAGCAGCGGTATCCCCTGCATCAGGCGTGGGGCTTGTGACGCTGCTGCAAACGAGCAAGCGCGAGCAATTGGCGCGGCAAGCTGCGGAGCAGGAGGCGGCGGAGTATGCGCTGGAGCAGACGAAGGCGCAGCAGCCCGCAGGCGATGAAATCGAGTGGCGCAATTTGTTTTTGAAGCAATCCGATGAGCGGGAATTCCGTAAAATCCGGGTATGCATCGTGCAGCGCGATGAGACGCTTGATTCAATTGCGGTGCGCTACAGCTTGAACCCGCGGGAGATTTTGCTGTACAACGGCTTGAATGAGTCGACGGTGGAGGAAGGACAGCTGCTTTATATTCCGTAGCTCACTTTAATTTATCTAATCAAAATACAACGTTCTTCAGCGCCTATATTAGGCAGCTGAAGAACGTTGTTTGCATTTACATTACTTTCAATCAGTTAATGTATTAAGAATTAATTGTAAACTCATTTTTCAAAAGGTATAATAAGTGATATTTTTTCTATTTAAATACATACTATAGGGTGGGTTAAATGGTTAAAATGTACAAGCTTATTATTACAATTATTTTAATTATAGGACTACCATCCACTAGTTTTGCAGCCGTAAGTCAAAGCAGTGCAGGGAAGGAAGAAAGGATCAGGCATGCGGTACAAATTTATTATGATTTGAAGTCGCTAAAGCTTATAAAAAAAATATAACTCTGAGTACAAGGCGACTTCTGAAGGGTTTAAATTGAATTATAGCATCAGCAAAACAGATATCGTATTCACAAGAAATGGTCGTACAGCAAGGCTGCCGATTAAGGATAGTGGTGTTATTCAGTTGACGAACAATACATTTGTTCCATTAGGTGAATGGAATATAGAGTTGGGCTTGAAAGTGCAAAGTCTTCAAAAATCCCTTTGGAATAATGAACTTTCCTTATCTGATGCTGAGCGGAAAAATGGATTTGGTTTGCAGGAGCAGTTTAACGATTAATAGGACTAGCAATTGTGAGAAGAGTTCCAGAATAGCGTGCCAGCCTTGTTTGACTTTTTCTCACAAAGAGTGTATCATTAGATAAATATGTCTTAAAGTCAACGAACGACGTTGAAGGGGAAGAGTACGCAGCCAAGCCTTCAGAGAGCGGAGCCGTTAGTGCTGAGAGTTCCGCAGGATTTTACTCGTACAAGTCGCCCTGGAGTTGCTTGAATCAAACGAATTGCTATTCGTTAATTCAAGCCGGCCACAGCCGTTATCTGTTTGAGTGCCGTGCAGCTGCAAGACGCGCGGAACAAAGGTGGTACCACGGAAGCTAACCTTTCGTCCTTTGCTATAAGGGCGGAAGGTTTTTTTGTATTCAAAATTATGTATGGATGCCATTATGCGATATGTGGAGGATGGAGCTTATGTCTGAAAATCAAACGACGCCGTCGATGCCGACGACCTACGACCCGAAAGCCGCTGAAATGAAGTGGTATGACTTCTGGATGGATGGAAAATTTTTTGAAGCGGGCAAGCGCCCAGAGGCCGAGACCTATACGATCGTTATTCCCCCGCCGAATGTAACGGGAGTTTTGCACATTGGGCATGCGCTCGATTTCACCTTGCAGGATATTCTCATTCGCTTTAAGCGGATGCAGGGCTTTGATGCTCTGTGGCTGCCGGGAACGGACCATGCAGGCATTGCAACACAGACGAAAGTGGAGCAGAAGCTGCGCGAGCAAGGACAATCCCGCTACGATCTCGGACGCGAGGCTTTTTTGGAGCAGGTATGGGATTGGAAGGAACAATACGCGGGGACGATTCGCGGCCAATGGGCAAAAATGGGGCTGTCGCTCGATTATTCGCGCGAACGCTTCACGCTTGACGAGGGGCTGTCTAAGGCTGTTCGCGAGGTATTTGTGCAGTTGTACAAGAAGGGCCTCATTTACCGCGGCAAAAAAATCATCAACTGGGACCCGGCTGCGAGAACCGCTTTGTCCGATATTGAGGTTGAGCATAAAGAGCTGAACGGTCATTTATACCATTTGCAATATCCGCTGAAGGACGGCTCAGGGCATATTACGGTTGCGACAACGCGTCCGGAAACGATGCTGGGCGATAGCGCGGTTGCTGTTCATCCTGAAGATGAGCGTTACCAGCACCTAATTGGTCAAATGATCGTATTACCGCTCATTGGACGCGAAATTCCGATCATTGGCGACGAATACGTAGACAAGGAATTTGGCTCCGGGGCTGTGAAAATTACGCCAGCTCATGATCCGAATGACTTCGAGGTAGGCCTTCGTCATGATCTGCCGCAAATTATCGTTATGGACGAGTCCGGCAAGATGAATGCGGAAGCTGGCCCTTATGCGGGACTGGATCGTTTCGAATGCCGCAAGCAGCTCGTGAAGGATTTACAGGAGCAGGGCGTGTGCGTTCAAATCGAGGATCACGTGCATCAGGTGGGCCACAGTGAGCGCAGCGGCGCGGTAGTTGAGCCGTATTTATCGACGCAATGGTTCGTTGATATGAAGCCGCTGGCTGAGCAGGCGATTAAAGCGCAAAAATCCAGCGACGGTGTAACATTCGTTCCGGATCGTTTTGAGAAAATTTATTTGCACTGGATTGAAAATGTACACGACTGGTGTATTTCCCGTCAGCTGTGGTGGGGACATCGTATTCCGGCCTGGTATTGCGACGCCTGTGGTGAAATGCATGTAGACCATAAAGAAGTAACGAGCTGTTCGTCTTGTGGTGGCACGGCGCTGCGCCAGGATGAGGATGTTTTGGATACATGGTTCAGCTCGGGTCTGTGGCCGTTCTCGACGCTTGGCTGGCCGGAGCAGACCGAGGACTTAAAACGCTTCTACCCAACGAATGTTTTGGTGACGGGCTACGATATTATTTTCTTCTGGGTATCCCGGATGATTTTTACCGCGCTGGAGTTTACGGAGCAAAAGCCGTTCAAGGACGTGCTGATTCACGGTCTCGTACGCGATGCGAACGGCAACAAAATGTCCAAGTCGCTTGGCAACGGCATCAATCCGCTCGAAGTCATTGAACAGTACGGCGCCGATGCGATGCGCTATATGCTTTCGACAGGCAGCACACCGGGGCAGGATTTGCGCTTCCGCTTTGAGAAGGTCGAGCAGGCACGCAACTTTGCGAATAAAATTTGGAATGCGTCGCGTTTTGCGCTGATGAATCTGGAAGGCTTCGCAGCGAGCGACATTGATATAAGCGGTAAGCTGGGTACGGCGGATCGCTGGATTTTGCACCGCCTGAATGAAACGGTTCGCGAAGTAACCCGTTTGATGGACAGCTACGAGTTTGGAGAGACTGGACGCCAGCTGTACAATTTCATCTGGGATGACCTTTGCGACTGGTATATCGAGTTTGCGAAGCTTAACCTCTATGGCAACGATGAAGAAGCGAAGCAAGCGACAAAGTCGGTACTCGCATATGTGCTTGACCGCACGCAGCGCCTGATTCATCCGTTTATGCCTTACATCAGTGAGGAAATTTGGCAGCATCTGCCGCATGAAGGCGAGACGATTACGCTTGCCGAATGGCCGCAGTACGATGCTGCGCTGGAAGCGCCTGAAGCAGTGAAGGAAATGGAGCTGCTGATGGATATCATCCGTTCCGTGCGTAATGTCCGTGCGGAAGTAAACGTGCCGATGAGCAAAAAAATCGAGCTGTTGATTAAGCCGAGCGGCGAAGCCGAAGCGGTAATTCTGACTCGCAATGAAGAGTTTGTCCGCCGGTTCTGCGGAACCTCGAAGCTTGAGACTGGTCTTGATTTATTGGCTCCGGATAAGGCGATGAGCGGTATTGTAACGGGCGCGGAGCTGTACTTCCCGCTTGCAGGGCTGATTGATATTTCGCAGGAAATCGCCCGACTTGAGAAGGAGCTTGCGACGCTGAACGGCGAAGTAACCCGCATTGAGAAGAAGCTGGGCAATGAGGGCTTTGTAGCGAAGGCGCCTGCGAAGGTCATTGAAGAGGAACGCTCCAAAATGAAGGATTATGCGGACAAACGCGATAAGGTTCAAGCTAGAATCGCGGATTTGCGCGGATAGACACCGGGAAGAAAGAAGGCGTTTCTACGATGACAAATCAGCTCTCAGGCCAGCCGGAAAGCGGCGGGCTGCAGTCGTACCAGGAAGCAGTAGATTGGATAAATGGTCTTATTCCATTCGGAATAAGGCCTGGTCTTGAGCGGGCCCTATTCTTGATGGAGCGGCTGGGCAATCCGCATCGCAGACTGAAGTTTATCCATGTCGCTGGAACGAACGGCAAAGGTTCCACCTGTGCTTTTTTGACGAGCACGCTCATTAAGTGCGGTTATGATGTAGGTACGTTTACATCGCCATACATTACGAAGTTTACGAATCGTTTTCAATATAATAACGCTGATATTGAAGAGCAGACACTGCTTGAGCTGTCGAATGTGCTAAAGCCTATCGTTGAGGAAATTGCGGCAACTGAGCTGGGCTCTCCAACGATGTTCGAGGTGTCTACGGCGCTGGCTATCTTGTACTTCGCTAAGGTAACCTATCCCGATTATGTCGTATGGGAAACGGGGCTTGGCGGACGAATGGACGTTACGAATATTGTGACGCCTGTTCTCTCCATCATTACCAATGTCGGGCATGACCATATGGATCGCCTTGGAGATACGCTGGAGAAGGTAGCGGCGGAAAAGGCAGGCATTATTAAGCCTGGCGTTCCCGTCGTGAGTGCGGTTACGCAGCCAGAAGTGATCGAAGTTATTCGGCAAAAAGCGATCGACAGCAAAAGCTCGCTGTATTTGTTAGGCGAGCAGTTCAGCGAGACGGCGCTTTCGGTCCGCGAGGATGAGCAAACGTTCCGTTTTGATGGGCTTTTCCGTCCGATTCATCCACTGACGATCACGCTGAACGGCGCCCATCAGCGCACGAATGCAGCGGTCGCAGTGATGGCCCTTGAGGTGCTTCGCCAATATGCGGCTCTTATCGTGGAGGATGATGCGCTGGAGGAGGGGCTGCGCCTTGCTGCATGGCCCGGGCGCCTGGAAATGGTGTCGCATTCCCCGCGTATTCTCATCGATGGCGCGCATAATCCTGAGGGAGCACAGACGCTTGCTGCCGCATTAAAATCAACCTATCGTTATGATCGTTTAATCCTAATGATGGGTATGCTGGATAATAAGAATCATCGCGAGGTTATGAAGCATATACTGCCAATAGTAGATACGCTAATTGTGACCGAGCCTGATTTTCGCAACAAAAAAGATGCGCAGGCGCTGGCTGATCTAGTACGTGCTGTGCAGGGGGACGAGGCTTTTGAGCTGATTGTGGAGCCTGACTGGAAAGCAGCGCTTGAGCAGCTGCAGCATTTGACCGGGGAAACAGACCTTGGGGTTGTGACCGGAACGCTTTATTTAATAGCGGACGTTCGCGCCCGCTTATTGTACAACTCTGATTCTGAAAAAGGTTGGTGAACCGTCTTTGAATACAGCAAAACATGTTCATTTCATCGGAATAGGCGGTTACGGGATGAGTGCTATCGCCCGCGTTATGCTGGAGAAGGGCTATACTGTAACTGGTTCTGATGTCGCTCGTCAGGAACTCACAGAGAAGCTGGCGGCGAAAGGCGCAAAAATCTATATCGGACATGAGCCGGAAAATATTAAAGGTGCGGAGCTGGTGGTTTACTCCACTGCGCTAACGAAGGATAATGTAGAGCGCCGCGCCGCGGAAGCTCTCAATATTCCGGTGCTGCATCGTTCGCAAATGCTGGCTCAGCTTATGAATGAAGGCAAGGGCGTCGCTGTTGCTGGCGCTCATGGCAAGACGACGACCTCGTCGATGATCGCGCTCGTTATGGAAAACTGCGGCACCGATCCGACGTATATTATTGGTGGCGAGATTGTAAACGTCGGCACGAATGCAAAGGCGGGAAAAGGGGAATACGTCGTAGCGGAAGCCGACGAGAGCGATGGCTCTTTCCTGCATTATCACCCGTCTATTGCGATAGTAACTAATATTGAACCGGATCATCTGGAAAACTATGACGGGGATTTCGGCAAGCTGAAGGCTGCCTACGTTCAGTTTCTGTCGCAGGTAAAGCCGGATGGCAAAGCTATCGTATGCGCGGACGATGACAATATTGACGAGATCATCAGCAAGCTGTATGCAAGCCAATCGCTCGACCCATCACAGCTCGTTACTTACGGCATTGATGGTGAAGCCCAGTACAAGGCAGAGAAAGTCGTGCTTGGTGATCGCAAAGTATCGTTCGAGCTTACCCACCAAGGGAAGCTGCTGGGCCAGGTTGAACTGTCTGTACCAGGTAAACATAATGTATATAACGCGATGGCTACCATTATTACCTGTCTGGAAGCAGGGCTGCCATTTGCGCAAATTGCAGGCGCTATTCGTGAATTCATTGGGGCGAAGCGTCGTTTCCAAGTGCTCGGCGAAGTAGAGGACATTCTCGTTATTGACGACTATGCCCATCATCCTACCGAGATCAGCGCAACGATCAGTGCTGCCAAAGCGACAGGCAAACGGATTGTAGCTGTGTTCCAGCCGCAGCGTTACACGCGTACCTATTTCCTTCTCGACCAGTTCAGCCGGGCGTTTCCGGAAGCGGACGAGGTCATTATTACCGATATCTATTCGCCAGCTGGCGAACAGCAAATTGAGGGCGTCAATTCGGAGAGGCTGGTCGAGCTGATTAAGACGAACAGCAATGCGAATACGACGTTTATTGCGACAAAGGAAGAAGTGCTGGAGTATTTGAAGACAGCTGCTTCTGCTGGCGATCTTGTCATTACGATGGGAGCCGGCGATATTTGGAAAACAGCGGATGCTTTGGCTAAATGGCTGAAGGCAGGCCGTAAATAAAGCTGGTATCCCTTGCATAAGGGCATATGGACTCCATTAAACGCTGGAAAACGTTAAAATCGTTTTCCAGCGTTTTTTATTTCGTTGCAAAAAGGAGCTGCGCCCAAACGATGCAAATGTCTTTGAAGATATTTACATCATGCATTCAATTGAACTAGCACCGCTTTTTTATGATGGATACAATTCCCTTAGCTTTTTATAGCAAAAAAGGTTGTCGACTGTACGAAACTTGAGGTAAGCTGCGAATGTTATTTAAAATATAAGAATTTATAAGTTTTGCACTTATAAATGGGCTTATATTTCTCGGAATGAAACGAGCCGCGCCGCCAAAGGACGGCGATAGCCGTTTCACCTTGAATTCTAAGAATATATAAGTTTCATCCTTATATCCGCTTAGAATTCTAGGGCAAAGCTCTTCGCTCGTCCTAGAAGGACGACGAAGTCGTTTTTGCTTGCGTATCCGTTTGTTCATAATCATAAATCTCTTAATTGTCTCATAGAGTAGGAATAGAAGAATGAGACAAGGAGAGAATGACATGAACTCAAAAAACCGCATTACGTACCGTTTCGACCAAGCCGGACAAGCTTCGCGCTCCGAAAACAAGCAGATGGCCGCGGCGCAGCCTGTTGTGGAAATCCCGGCTGCTTCTGCGCAGCCAGGTGCTTCGAAGCAGGGAGGTTTTGCTGAAGTCATCCCCTTATATAAAACTGCAGCCTTTTATTCAGATGAGCAGTTCAGTCCATGGAGCAGCCAGGCCGGGGAGGATATGGATCAGCTGGAGCAATTGATTCGCGAGTCGGATCATCACTTGCCTGAAGATTCTAAGACAAAGACGGCTAGTCGAATCCGTTCGCATGCCGATTCGCCCATTTCTTCGAAAGCGCCGAAACATATAGTAGATAAAGAGCCGCCTGTTCATATTTCTGAAGAGCAGTTTCAGATGGAAGAGCAAGAAGGGGTCCCGCTATCAAATGATCCTCACCAGCAGCAGGCACCTTCTTTCAGCGGCTCAAAATGGAATGGCAATGGAGCGGAGCATGGGCCAGAAAATGCCCACTATGGATGGGCAAATGACGGCGAGCGGCATTCGCCTGAGCTTGAGCTGGGCAACCGTCCGGTTCGCTCTATTCGCAAGCTTGGACATTCGCCATCATGGATCAATGTTTTTTTATCTGTCGCTGGGGCGCTGGCAACGGGAGCATTATTCGGTTATTTGCTGCTGTCTTTATTTTTGGATTCCTCCTCGGCAGACCCCTCTAATTCGGGCGGGCAGTCAAGCGCGGTTAGCGGAAATCCAGCTGCGCAAAGTGCGGAAAATGGCTTGGGCACGGAAGCAGGTGCGGGGAATGGGGCAAGTTCAGCTGCGCCGCTTGAAACGGTAGAAGTGGCTATCCAGCCACAGGCCTACCATTTGCTGCAATATGGCGTATTTAGCAACTCGGAAGGCAAGGATGCCGCAATGGAGGAGTTGGCTAGCAAGGGGCTTGCAGCTGCTGCTGCGACAACAGCAGACGACTACCGGGTATATGCGGGGATGGCGGGTGACCGCAGCAGGGCAATTGCGCTGAGCAAAATGCTGCCTGGCACCGAGGTATATGTGAAGGAGCTTATCATTCAGGCGCCGCAGCAATTTCCATTTAAAGGGGATGCAGCAGAGGCAAACCGCTTTTTTGAACAGACGAATGCCTTGATAAGCATGCTGGATGATTTGGCGCTGGCCCAGCTGGAGCAGCCAGTTCTTGCACCACTTGGCGAGAACGCGGCGAAGGCTTGGAGGAAGGAGCATCAAAAATGGACGCTCAGCATAAAGGCGATGGAGTCCGGCATTCAAGGCGAGACGGGTAAAGCTTCAATGGGGGCGGTTGTCCAAGCGGTAAATACGGCGGCTTCGTCGCTTACGGAATATGATAAAAACCCTTCTCAGGCACACTTGTGGTCGGTACAGCGAGCGCTAATGGAAGCGATCCTGACACAAAAAACATGGTTTGAGACTATACGCGCATTGTAAACGGAAATCATACTAAGGTATAATAGTGAGCAGTTGTCATTACTTGGCGAGAGGCGTTGAACTATGAAGAAAAACGGCTGGATGTTATTGCTTTTCCTAGTGCTTGGTCTGCTTGCTGGGGCCTTGGTGGCACGCTGGCTGGAGTCGATTCCGGGAATAACTTTCTTGACCAAAGCGATTCAGGCTTCATGGTCTCCTGCCGTTGATTTATATGTGCTGAGCTTTACAATGACGATTAACTTCCAAATTAGCTTATTCAGTATTATTGGTGTTATAGTGGCTATATGGCTTTATCGCAAAATGTAAGCTTAAACGAAGGAGAGCTATACCTATGAATCCGATCAGCCAGTTTGTGCTGGCATCGTCGTCTCCGCGCCGGAAGGAACTGGTCGCCTCTCTTGACCTTTCCTTGCCGGTTTATATTTTGTCCTCAGAAGCGGACGAAAGTGTGCCGTCCGATTGGAGCCCCGAGCAAATTGTGGAACAGCTTTCCTTGCGCAAGGCGCGGGCAACGGCTGAACTTTTGCGGAAGCAGGGGAATACGGAATCCTCTATCGTCGTAGGCGCGGATACAATTGTCGTTGTGGATGGCCATGTACTGGGCAAGCCAGTGGATGAGGCAGATGCTTTTGCTATGTTGAGCAGCCTACAAGGCAGAGCTCATGAAGTATATACAGGTGTTGCTTGTGTTTTAACGGATAATGGTGAACAATCCTCGGCTCATCGCATGACGAAGGTGCATATGAGGCCGCTTAAGGATGAACAGATTCATCGTTATATAGCTACCGGGGAATCGTATGACAAAGCGGGGTCTTATGGCATTCAAGGTTATGGGGCCACGCTTGTTGAGAGGATCGAGGGCTGTTATTTCAACGTTGTCGGCTTGCCGCTGTCACTGCTGTCAGATATGCTCGCAGCGTATCGCATACATGTATTTTGATCCACGTATTTCAAGCTAACTTACGAAAGCAGGGATGGGCATGGAGCCGCAGCGCCAATTCATTCGTGATGTCCCACAGGAAGAACGTCCAAGAGAGCGATTAATGAAATATGGGGCCGAAGCGCTCAGTCACACGGAATTACTGGCCATTCTTTTGCGAACAGGCACGAAAAAGGAATCAGTTGTCCATCTTGCGGGTAATATCATGAAGGAATGCGGTAATTTGCGCAACTTGATGGATATGAGTCTGGAAGAGCTGACGGCCATTCGCGGCATCGGTCCGGCGAAAGCGATTCAATTGCGGGCGGGACTTGAGCTTGGACGCAGAGTGTCTCGTACGGGCAATGGCGAGGTTGTTACGGTGAAGAGACCAGAAGATGCGGCGAATTATGTCATGGATGAGCTTCGTCATTTGAAAAAAGAGCATTTCGTCTGTCTTTTTCTCAATACGAAAAATCACATTATTGCCCAAGAGACGCTATCGATGGGCACGCTGAATGCCTCGCTCGTTCATCCAAGGGAAGTATTTCGTGCGGCTATTAAATGCAGCAGCGCCTCGCTCATTTGTGTGCATAATCATCCGAGCGGTGATCCTACGCCAAGTCCTGAAGACATTGCGCTGACGAAGCGGCTCGTTTCTGCTGGAGAGTTGGTAGGCATTGAAGTGCTGGATCATCTCGTTATTGGGGATGGAAGGTTTATTAGTTTGAAGGAACAAGGCTACATGTAATATAATAAGAAGGATTGTGGCATTACAGAAGGGAGCACTAACATGTTTGGTGGTTTATCGAAAGATCTTGGCATTGACTTGGGAACAGCTAATACTCTTGTATACGTAAAAGGAAAAGGAATTGTCGTGAGGGAGCCGTCTGTGGTAGCCCTGCGTACCGATACGAAAACGATAGAAGCAGTTGGCGAGCAAGCGAAAAAAATGATCGGCAGAACGCCGGGCAATATTCGCGCCGTACGTCCAATGAAGGATGGCGTCATTGCTGACTTTGAAACGACAGCAACGATGATTAAATATTTTATTCGTTCAGCGCAAAAGCAAAGATCTTTGTTTCCGCGCCATCCGAACGTCATGATTTGCGTGCCGTCTGGCATTACTGCAGTTGAGAAGCGTGCGGTTGAAGATGCTGCGAAGCAAGCAGGTGCACGTGAAGCTTATACGATTGAAGAACCGTTCGCAGCAGCAATTGGCGCCGATCTTCCGGTTTGGGAACCTACGGGCAGCATGGTCGTTGATATTGGCGGCGGAACGACAGAGGTTGCAGTGATTTCGCTCGGCGGGATTGTAACAAGCCGTTCGATTCGCGTCGCTGGGGATGAAATGGATGAGTCCATTATCCAATATATTAAACGCTTCTACAATCTGATGATTGGGGAACGTACGGCAGAGCAGCTTAAGATGGATCTGGGTACAGCACTGCCGCTTGATCCGCCAGAATCGGTGGAAATTAGAGGCCGCGATCTCGTATCCGGCTTGCCTAAGACACTTGCAATAACATCGGATGAAGTAAGCGAAGCGCTTGCGGATACGGTGACCGCTATTGTGGATGCCGTTAAAATCACGCTTGAAAAATGCCCGCCAGAGCTGTCGGCAGATATTATGGATCGCGGTATTGTACTGACAGGCGGCGGAGCACTGCTTCGCAATCTGGACAAGCTGCTGCAGCGCGAGACTGGCATGCCGGTCATTGTAGCGGACAATCCGCTTGACTGCGTAGCTATAGGTACCGGCCGTTCGCTTGACCATATTCATTTATTCAAGAGCAGAGGCGGCTCAGGCGGCCGTTCGAAACGCTAGAAGAGCTTTCTGCCAATTTGGCAAGAAATGAAAATGTGATTAGAACAGGCAGGTGATCGAGCTGTTTAAGCTGTTTAGAAATAAGCGCATGTTTATGCTTATGTTCGGGTTTATTCTGTTCATTGTGGTCATCGGCTTCTCGCTAAGTGACCGTAAGGAGCTGAGTATGCCGGAGAAGTTTATCGGAGATTCAGTCGGATTCGTTCAGCAATGGTTTTATGTGCCCGCTGCTTCAATAGCGGGTTTCTTTGAGGATATTGGCAATCTCCGGGCGATTTATGAGGAGAATGAGTACCTTAGACTGACAGCAGCGGCTTATGCCCGCGACAAAATCGGCTATAACTTTCTGCAGGAAGATAATGAGCGTTTGCAGAAAGAGCTGAATTTTACAGAGCAGCAGAAAAGAATAAACAATTACAACTACCGCATTGCCCATGTCATTGCCGTTGACAATAATCCGTACAGCAAGACGCTGGAAATCAATTTAGGCTCGCTGAATGGCATCAAGCAGAACATGGCGGTTACAACCATTGACGGCATTATCGGTATTGTCAGCCAGGTAAGGCCGAATACGGCAACGGTAATGCCGATTACGGAGCTAGATGAAAAGTCGCCCACTTCAAATGCGATTGCGGCGACTATTCTTGGCAAGAGTGACTCTTTCGGAATGGTTACCAGCTACGATGATGAGACGCAGCGATTGATTATGACAAGAATCGGCGAAAACGACAAAATGATCGTCGGTGATTTGGTCGTTACCTCAGGAAGCGACAGCGTCTACCCGCGCGGTCTTGTTATTGGAACGGTAGAGACAAAGGAAGTAGGCAATTTTGGCTTGACGTACACAGCTTCAATTGAGATGGCGGCAAATTTGAACCAGCTTAAAGAAGTGTTTGTCGTCGAGGTGTCTGCATCGGAGGATGCGGGGAAATGAGTATGATGAGCACGAATCGGCTTATCCTGCTGTTGTTTTTCCTTTTTGTTATTGAAGGCAGCGTCATGCCTTGGATCATTCCGGTCGATTATGCTGGCAAAATTATTCCGCATTTTAGCTTTGTCTTTGTATTATATGCTGCTCTGTATAGCGGTCGCCATCGGGCACTGATGTTTGGCATAGGTATTGGACTTATTCAGGATATCGTCTACTATGGTCATTTGCTCGGTGTACATACGTTCATGATGGGGCTAATCGGTTATTTTGCCGGACTTCTGTTCGATCGCCGCCGCAGCACGCTGCTTACATGCCTGTCCGTCATTGGCTTTGCGTGCATTGCTTACGATTCAGCCGTTTATTTTATTTATTCGCTTTTCCGGT
This genomic window contains:
- a CDS encoding folylpolyglutamate synthase/dihydrofolate synthase family protein, whose translation is MTNQLSGQPESGGLQSYQEAVDWINGLIPFGIRPGLERALFLMERLGNPHRRLKFIHVAGTNGKGSTCAFLTSTLIKCGYDVGTFTSPYITKFTNRFQYNNADIEEQTLLELSNVLKPIVEEIAATELGSPTMFEVSTALAILYFAKVTYPDYVVWETGLGGRMDVTNIVTPVLSIITNVGHDHMDRLGDTLEKVAAEKAGIIKPGVPVVSAVTQPEVIEVIRQKAIDSKSSLYLLGEQFSETALSVREDEQTFRFDGLFRPIHPLTITLNGAHQRTNAAVAVMALEVLRQYAALIVEDDALEEGLRLAAWPGRLEMVSHSPRILIDGAHNPEGAQTLAAALKSTYRYDRLILMMGMLDNKNHREVMKHILPIVDTLIVTEPDFRNKKDAQALADLVRAVQGDEAFELIVEPDWKAALEQLQHLTGETDLGVVTGTLYLIADVRARLLYNSDSEKGW
- a CDS encoding LysM peptidoglycan-binding domain-containing protein, translating into MTDQTKGLRFDVYERVHLSDEVADIDELEEIELVPRIQVVEQGEHAVLKGQLLLSGVYRSTNEAAPLQALEHFIPVEITMPLNRISRLDDVTVEIDNFDVDLLSSRTLNITGVLSLRGILVEPQQEPEEAWREEPFTVVHDRVDTSQASLEEELRRSGGEPFAAAEAAQAALGPQAEPYFARQEGQLPIRVEQEEAQAFNGAPAFDESDSEIEAYNAYNERVYEEADEREEAEGPEAGVTISPSPRDAGWSAAEWFQEQEHSGSQPSFNANFSSPPAYAQQPAVTGLGHGIAQERQQGTSAYQQAEDFGWSPGGQPQQSEEPYIPAAAEQSSYDASPWQDSEQERLSQWQEAEEASAEPQAEPEKQEMRIAFGSKAPEAAVSPASGVGLVTLLQTSKREQLARQAAEQEAAEYALEQTKAQQPAGDEIEWRNLFLKQSDEREFRKIRVCIVQRDETLDSIAVRYSLNPREILLYNGLNESTVEEGQLLYIP
- the murC gene encoding UDP-N-acetylmuramate--L-alanine ligase encodes the protein MNTAKHVHFIGIGGYGMSAIARVMLEKGYTVTGSDVARQELTEKLAAKGAKIYIGHEPENIKGAELVVYSTALTKDNVERRAAEALNIPVLHRSQMLAQLMNEGKGVAVAGAHGKTTTSSMIALVMENCGTDPTYIIGGEIVNVGTNAKAGKGEYVVAEADESDGSFLHYHPSIAIVTNIEPDHLENYDGDFGKLKAAYVQFLSQVKPDGKAIVCADDDNIDEIISKLYASQSLDPSQLVTYGIDGEAQYKAEKVVLGDRKVSFELTHQGKLLGQVELSVPGKHNVYNAMATIITCLEAGLPFAQIAGAIREFIGAKRRFQVLGEVEDILVIDDYAHHPTEISATISAAKATGKRIVAVFQPQRYTRTYFLLDQFSRAFPEADEVIITDIYSPAGEQQIEGVNSERLVELIKTNSNANTTFIATKEEVLEYLKTAASAGDLVITMGAGDIWKTADALAKWLKAGRK
- a CDS encoding valine--tRNA ligase, whose translation is MSENQTTPSMPTTYDPKAAEMKWYDFWMDGKFFEAGKRPEAETYTIVIPPPNVTGVLHIGHALDFTLQDILIRFKRMQGFDALWLPGTDHAGIATQTKVEQKLREQGQSRYDLGREAFLEQVWDWKEQYAGTIRGQWAKMGLSLDYSRERFTLDEGLSKAVREVFVQLYKKGLIYRGKKIINWDPAARTALSDIEVEHKELNGHLYHLQYPLKDGSGHITVATTRPETMLGDSAVAVHPEDERYQHLIGQMIVLPLIGREIPIIGDEYVDKEFGSGAVKITPAHDPNDFEVGLRHDLPQIIVMDESGKMNAEAGPYAGLDRFECRKQLVKDLQEQGVCVQIEDHVHQVGHSERSGAVVEPYLSTQWFVDMKPLAEQAIKAQKSSDGVTFVPDRFEKIYLHWIENVHDWCISRQLWWGHRIPAWYCDACGEMHVDHKEVTSCSSCGGTALRQDEDVLDTWFSSGLWPFSTLGWPEQTEDLKRFYPTNVLVTGYDIIFFWVSRMIFTALEFTEQKPFKDVLIHGLVRDANGNKMSKSLGNGINPLEVIEQYGADAMRYMLSTGSTPGQDLRFRFEKVEQARNFANKIWNASRFALMNLEGFAASDIDISGKLGTADRWILHRLNETVREVTRLMDSYEFGETGRQLYNFIWDDLCDWYIEFAKLNLYGNDEEAKQATKSVLAYVLDRTQRLIHPFMPYISEEIWQHLPHEGETITLAEWPQYDAALEAPEAVKEMELLMDIIRSVRNVRAEVNVPMSKKIELLIKPSGEAEAVILTRNEEFVRRFCGTSKLETGLDLLAPDKAMSGIVTGAELYFPLAGLIDISQEIARLEKELATLNGEVTRIEKKLGNEGFVAKAPAKVIEEERSKMKDYADKRDKVQARIADLRG